CAGTACATACTATGATTTACCGCGTAACGTGGATAGTTTTTTCGAAGAGCTGTGGAGGCCGAGTACATTGAGTCAGAGACGCATCTCCTATCCTCCTGTCAACATCAGCGAGGGGGAAGATGAAATTGTCGTCATGTCGGAAATTCCTGGAATGGATACAGAAGACATCGAACTGACCTTGAATGAAAAGAGCTTGGTCATCCGGGGCACCAAAAAGAATGAGGTCGGCAATT
This sequence is a window from Desulfomicrobium apsheronum. Protein-coding genes within it:
- a CDS encoding Hsp20/alpha crystallin family protein; protein product: MVIDFSTYYDLPRNVDSFFEELWRPSTLSQRRISYPPVNISEGEDEIVVMSEIPGMDTEDIELTLNEKSLVIRGTKKNEVGNYYRQERPTGSFQRIISLNVPVRAEAIKASMKDGVLRVVLPKAKESHPLTIAIDAQ